A region from the Musa acuminata AAA Group cultivar baxijiao chromosome BXJ1-10, Cavendish_Baxijiao_AAA, whole genome shotgun sequence genome encodes:
- the LOC135582006 gene encoding ran-binding protein 1 homolog a-like isoform X2 translates to MASNDPDRQEEAAAGDDEDTGAQIAPIVTLSEVAVTTGEEEEDVLLDLKAKLYRFDKDGNQWKERGSGSVKLLKHTETGKVRLVMRQAKTLKICANHLVVPSIKIQEHAGNDKSCVWHASDFADGELKEEMFCIRFGSVENCKKFMEMIESITESLGEREEEESEDAAAAAAGLLDKLSVDGSQKAKAAAAEEEVAAKVEAKAEQSTKSED, encoded by the exons ATGGCGAGCAACGATCCCGATCGCCAGGAGGAGGCTGCCGCCGGCGACGATGAGGACACTGGCGCTCAGATCGCCCCCATCGTCACCCTCTCGGAGGTGGCCGTCACCAccggcgaggaggaagaggacgtcCTTCTCGATCT GAAGGCGAAGCTGTACCGGTTCGATAAGGATGGGAACCAGTGGAAGGAGAGGGGTTCGGGGAGCGTGAAGCTTTTGAAGCACACTGAGACGGGCAAGGTGCGGCTGGTGATGCGCCAAGCCAAGACCCTCAAGATCTGCGCCAACCATCTAG TTGTTCCGTCGATCAAGATTCAGGAGCACGCGGGGAACGATAAGTCGTGCGTGTGGCATGCGTCCGATTTTGCCGATGGGGAACTCAAGGAGGAGATGTTCTGCATTCGGTTCGGCTCTGTTGAAA ACTGCAAGAAATTCATGGAGATGATTGAAAGCATTACTGAATCCCTTGGAGAGAGGGAAGAGGAAGAGAGCGAGGATgcggcagctgctgctgctgggcTTCTGGACAAGTTGAGCGTCGATGGAAGCCAAAAAGCAAAGGCGGCGGCTGCGGAGGAGGAAGTTGCAGCTAAGGTGGAAGCCAAAGCTGAGCAATCTACCAAGTCGGAGGATTGA
- the LOC135582006 gene encoding ran-binding protein 1 homolog b-like isoform X1: MASNDPDRQEEAAAGDDEDTGAQIAPIVTLSEVAVTTGEEEEDVLLDLKAKLYRFDKDGNQWKERGSGSVKLLKHTETGKVRLVMRQAKTLKICANHLGGPHVSVLGFWFYVYRRIGVCNFVVAVSVVPSIKIQEHAGNDKSCVWHASDFADGELKEEMFCIRFGSVENCKKFMEMIESITESLGEREEEESEDAAAAAAGLLDKLSVDGSQKAKAAAAEEEVAAKVEAKAEQSTKSED; this comes from the exons ATGGCGAGCAACGATCCCGATCGCCAGGAGGAGGCTGCCGCCGGCGACGATGAGGACACTGGCGCTCAGATCGCCCCCATCGTCACCCTCTCGGAGGTGGCCGTCACCAccggcgaggaggaagaggacgtcCTTCTCGATCT GAAGGCGAAGCTGTACCGGTTCGATAAGGATGGGAACCAGTGGAAGGAGAGGGGTTCGGGGAGCGTGAAGCTTTTGAAGCACACTGAGACGGGCAAGGTGCGGCTGGTGATGCGCCAAGCCAAGACCCTCAAGATCTGCGCCAACCATCTAGGTGGACCGCATGTTTCCGTTCTTGGTTTTTGGTTCTATGTTTATCGTCGGATCGGTGTGTGTAATTTTGTGGTTGCTGTCTCAGTTGTTCCGTCGATCAAGATTCAGGAGCACGCGGGGAACGATAAGTCGTGCGTGTGGCATGCGTCCGATTTTGCCGATGGGGAACTCAAGGAGGAGATGTTCTGCATTCGGTTCGGCTCTGTTGAAA ACTGCAAGAAATTCATGGAGATGATTGAAAGCATTACTGAATCCCTTGGAGAGAGGGAAGAGGAAGAGAGCGAGGATgcggcagctgctgctgctgggcTTCTGGACAAGTTGAGCGTCGATGGAAGCCAAAAAGCAAAGGCGGCGGCTGCGGAGGAGGAAGTTGCAGCTAAGGTGGAAGCCAAAGCTGAGCAATCTACCAAGTCGGAGGATTGA
- the LOC135594924 gene encoding PHD finger protein ALFIN-LIKE 2-like isoform X1, with product MEMVASLPAPSTVEEVFRDYLGRHRGLVRALTAEVDDLYALCHPERENLCLYGHPDGSWEVNVPPEEVPPEMPEPTLGINFARNGPKRWDWLSRVAMHSDSWLLSVAFFFAARFSGDERKRLFNLINDLPTIFEAFCSHQLTKKNTCVDRGSKPMRSSKRLKTVNNGSDEDANEISATSCGSCGTKHRSNFWIQCDVCERSFHGKCVKMTRAKAEKTKRYRCPSCSSK from the exons ATGGAGATGGTCGCGTCCTTGCCGGCTCCGAGCACTGTTGAGGAAGTCTTCAGGGACTACTTGGGGCGCCACCGCGGCCTCGTCCGCGCTCTTACGGCCG AAGTTGATGACCTCTACGCCCTCTGCCATCCGG AGAGGGAGAATCTTTGTCTGTATGGGCACCCGGATGGGTCGTGGGAGGTGAACGTTCCGCCGGAGGAGGTGCCGCCGGAGATGCCGGAGCCGACGCTGGGGATCAACTTCGCGAGGAACGGGCCGAAGCGGTGGGACTGGCTCTCGCGCGTCGCGATGCATAGCGACAGCTGGCTCCTCTCTGTTGCGTTCTTCTTTGCGGCGCGCTTCAGCGGCGATGAAAG GAAACGCTTGTTTAACTTGATCAACGATCTGCCTACTATCTTCGAAGCCTTCTGCAGTCATCAGCTTACAAAGAAGAACACCTGTGTAGACAGAGGAAGCAAACCTATGCGGTCCTCTAAG AGATTAAAAACTGTCAATAATGGCTCTGACGAAGATGCCAATGAAATCAGTGCGACATCCTGTGGATCCTGTGGTACCAAGCATCGTTCAAATTTCTGGATCCAGTGTGATGTATGTGAAAGATCATTCCATGGCAAGTGTGTAAAGATGACCCGCGCAAAGGCTGAGAAAACGAAGCGATACAGGTGTCCTAGTTGCAGTTCCAAATAA
- the LOC135594924 gene encoding PHD finger protein ALFIN-LIKE 2-like isoform X2 has protein sequence MEMVASLPAPSTVEEVFRDYLGRHRGLVRALTAERENLCLYGHPDGSWEVNVPPEEVPPEMPEPTLGINFARNGPKRWDWLSRVAMHSDSWLLSVAFFFAARFSGDERKRLFNLINDLPTIFEAFCSHQLTKKNTCVDRGSKPMRSSKRLKTVNNGSDEDANEISATSCGSCGTKHRSNFWIQCDVCERSFHGKCVKMTRAKAEKTKRYRCPSCSSK, from the exons ATGGAGATGGTCGCGTCCTTGCCGGCTCCGAGCACTGTTGAGGAAGTCTTCAGGGACTACTTGGGGCGCCACCGCGGCCTCGTCCGCGCTCTTACGGCCG AGAGGGAGAATCTTTGTCTGTATGGGCACCCGGATGGGTCGTGGGAGGTGAACGTTCCGCCGGAGGAGGTGCCGCCGGAGATGCCGGAGCCGACGCTGGGGATCAACTTCGCGAGGAACGGGCCGAAGCGGTGGGACTGGCTCTCGCGCGTCGCGATGCATAGCGACAGCTGGCTCCTCTCTGTTGCGTTCTTCTTTGCGGCGCGCTTCAGCGGCGATGAAAG GAAACGCTTGTTTAACTTGATCAACGATCTGCCTACTATCTTCGAAGCCTTCTGCAGTCATCAGCTTACAAAGAAGAACACCTGTGTAGACAGAGGAAGCAAACCTATGCGGTCCTCTAAG AGATTAAAAACTGTCAATAATGGCTCTGACGAAGATGCCAATGAAATCAGTGCGACATCCTGTGGATCCTGTGGTACCAAGCATCGTTCAAATTTCTGGATCCAGTGTGATGTATGTGAAAGATCATTCCATGGCAAGTGTGTAAAGATGACCCGCGCAAAGGCTGAGAAAACGAAGCGATACAGGTGTCCTAGTTGCAGTTCCAAATAA